The DNA window TCTGCCTGTCGTCGGAGATCTCCGACTCTTGGGGGATTCGGACGGAGAGGAGCCCTCCGGGCGCACGTTCGTCTCGGCTCCCTCTGTCGCGCGTTCTGTTCCCCCGCTCGATCCCATCTCTCGTCCCGGACGAACGCCGCTTGCTGAGCGGTCCTGTTCGGTCCTGTGTGTCTTTCTGTGCTGATCCTCGCACGGGTGCATGGCGGCACGTGTCTGTTGTCGTCCGCTCTTGAGAGGCTCTTCCGTCGCCTGTTTCCAGGAGGTTGTGGGAAGAGTGCACCCGAACCGTCGATCTCCGTCGCCCGTCCGGCGACGGAATCCCTGCTTGACTTCAGGCACGGCATTCTCGTGCCCATTCTGTATTTTGACAGCACAACTGCGAGGTTCTCACAATGGCTGATTCTCCGAACTCTACGACTGACGACCGGACGACTCAATGGGCGTTTAACTTCTTCATGGGCACTCTGGGCTTTGCCCTGCTTGCAGGCCTGTGGATGCTGGTCCAGATGGCGTTTTAGCAGTCCACCCGACGCTCACCGGCGTCGTCCAGTTTGAGGGACGTGTCGACGAACGTGCCCCCGGTATTGTCTTCCTGTTCATCTCTTTCCGTTTCAATGACGAGACGACAAAAGACGAAAACGCTCGCGGCTCTCGGGGTTGTAGACCTCATCTGCTTTGCTCTCGGCAGTTTTCACTACGGAGAAATCTGGAGTGGGCTGGGGGTGTTTGGCCTGCTTCTCTTGCTCGCTCTGTTCGAGTTCTTGTAGCGCAAGGACGTTAAGGGGCAGAGGAGGGCGGCGGGGTGCTGTCCGGCAGAAGGAGCAGCAGAAGCGGCACGCCCACCATGGTCGTTACCACCACGAGGACCACAGAGGTAAAGGCGTCTCGTGAAACGGCCCCGAGGTCGAGTCCGCGCTGCATGATGACGAGCGTGATTTCCGAGCGCGGGAGCAGGCTCACGGCCAGCAGGCCTGCGCTCTGGGGAGGCATGGTGAGCTGAGCGGGAACGAAACTGCCGATGCCTTTGCCGATCACCGCCGCAACTAGTAGCACAAGGGCCGGCCCAAGGGTGGGGCCGAGCCGCCATAGGTCGAGGGCAAAGCCGACGCCGACGAAGAAGAAGGGGACGAAGAGGTGGTACAACGAGTCGAAGGCATCCCCGATGGCGACCGAATGCCTGTCGCGGCTGAAGAGGAGGCCAGCAAAAAAGCCACCAATGGCGACGGGAAAGCCCAGAACTCCCGTGAGGCCCGCCACGAGCAGAGCAATGCCGAGGACGAGGAGCATGGTGTTGGAGCGGAGCTGGACCGCCCGGAGGAGGCGCATCATGGGTCGTTCCAGGTAGCGGGCAAAGAGCAGACCTGCCAGCATGAGACCAGCCATTTTGAGAAGCAGGAGACCAAACGTCCAGAGGGTGGGCCAGACGAGAGCAGGACCGATGCCCTTTTGGAGGTAGGGCAACAGGGCTGTGAGGAGGGCGAGGAGAATGACACCGGTTAGGTCGTCGATCTCGGCCACGTCGATCATCATCTCGCCTTCCCGGCAGTGAAGGGAGCGATATCGATTCCAGACGTTCGTCGAGACGCCGATGCTCGTCGTCGTGAGGGCCACCGCGATAAACAGGCTTGGGATGAGGGACTGGCCCAGCAGGTGATGGGCGGCCACGAACCCAAGTCCGCCGCTCACGGCAATGTTGACGGCGGCAATTAGGGTGGCACCGGGTAGGCGGCTGAAGAGGTTCTGGGGGTTGCACTGCAGCCCGACCTGGAAGAGTAGGACAATGATGCCGAACTCCGACAGAAACGTGAGGACGTGGGTGCTCGACGGGGGGACGACGTTCCAGAAATGATCGAGCTCCCGCAGGAGAACGCCGAGCGCGAGGTAGCCCAGAAGGTCGGGAAAGCCAAGTCGTTCGAGTCCGGCCTCCGACAGAATGGCCAAGACGAGTACCGACCCGACCAGCAGCGCATACAGAGCCGATGTTTCCATCGTGGAGTGCCATCAGCTGCAATACACTCATTAATGGTATCCCAGGGACGAACCGATGATTCTCTCTTCGACAACCTTCACGTCAGCAGATGTAGAGGGAGGATCGAAATTGTAGACGACCTCACTCAACGGTCCACAGACCCATGAAACCATCCGTAGAGGGATCAACGAAAGAGCAGTATCGGACGCTCGTCAACGAGGCCTACCGACTGGAGGACGAAGGGCACCTGGAGGAAGCGCTCGACCGGATGCGGGAGGCCCTTCAGGTTGCGGACGATTCGAGCGTGGTGACGACGCTGGATGAACATCTTCACTTGTCCCATCTCCTCCAGCGCACGGGGCGTCTCGATGAGGCACGACGGGCCTTCACTGTGCTGCTGGAGGAAGGGTACGCCGATCAACTCGACACGCCGAGCGTGCAGTGGATTGAGCGAGGGCTCATCTACAACGCCATGCGACGGGCGTTCGTGCGAGAGGATTTGGTGGCCGAAGCGGCGTGCTACGAAGGCCTGTCGTACCTGGCCGATGCGTACGGGGGCTTTCTCGATTCGGATCGAGACGATCACGCCGCCCATCAGCTCAGTCGAGCGACGGCGGAGGTCATTGCAGGGGACATGACGAAGTCGGTACCCAACAGTCCCTCGGCGGAAGAGGTGACAGCGATCCTGTATGGGGCCATCGAGCGGTTTGGAGTGGAGGACGAGGACCGGCTCTTTCAAGACGTGGAGCAGAAGCTCCGTACGGCATTCGAGGCCGGGAGCTGAGCGGATGGGGACGGCGTGATGCGACGTTCATTTCGGGCCTTGAGGCCTTTGCGGTCATGCGAGACCGAAGCGAGTAGAATCAATTCCAGAACAATCTCTCTTTTCGGGTTGGGTAGGGGAAGTCCTTTGGGGGGAACGGGTGATTCTTGAGGGAGACAGGAAGGCTCTGTTTCTAGAAACGCACGGACATTCTGTTACTCACAGTGCTCGTGCCAGCCGCCGAGACCATTTTCGTCCGCGAAGGTCCGCCATGAAGGAAGAATGGGAGCGCCGCAGAACAGACTTCCCGTAAAACGGACGAAACTGCCCCGGGGATGAGTCGGTCTTCGTCTCCCCGGTTTGTCCCGGACTGCGTAGTCGATATACGCTCATCGGAGCTGTTGTCCCTGTGACGTTTCTGTTTGGTGTGGCGCTCATCCTCATCCTTGGGGTAGGTGCACAGTGGCTTGCGTGGCAAACGCGTTTGCCCTCCATTCTGCTGTTGTTGCTTGCTGGCTTTTTGGCCGGTCCCGTGTTCGGGATCATCGACCCAACAGTGCTGCAGGGCAAGTGGGTGTATCCCTTCGTCTCGATCTCGATTGGGATCATTCTCTTTGAGGGCGGACTCAACCTGCGCCTCTCGGAGCTTCGGGCGGAGGGGGGGCCCATCCTTAACCTCATCACGATCGGCGTGCTCATCACGTGGCTGC is part of the Salinibacter sp. 10B genome and encodes:
- a CDS encoding cation:proton antiporter, which translates into the protein METSALYALLVGSVLVLAILSEAGLERLGFPDLLGYLALGVLLRELDHFWNVVPPSSTHVLTFLSEFGIIVLLFQVGLQCNPQNLFSRLPGATLIAAVNIAVSGGLGFVAAHHLLGQSLIPSLFIAVALTTTSIGVSTNVWNRYRSLHCREGEMMIDVAEIDDLTGVILLALLTALLPYLQKGIGPALVWPTLWTFGLLLLKMAGLMLAGLLFARYLERPMMRLLRAVQLRSNTMLLVLGIALLVAGLTGVLGFPVAIGGFFAGLLFSRDRHSVAIGDAFDSLYHLFVPFFFVGVGFALDLWRLGPTLGPALVLLVAAVIGKGIGSFVPAQLTMPPQSAGLLAVSLLPRSEITLVIMQRGLDLGAVSRDAFTSVVLVVVTTMVGVPLLLLLLPDSTPPPSSAP